One window of Psychrobacillus sp. FSL H8-0483 genomic DNA carries:
- a CDS encoding thioredoxin family protein — protein sequence MQKITTTEQFNEIISGDKEVLVKFEAGWCPDCRRMEMFIDPIIEKYNQYTWYEVNRDELPEIADKYEVMGIPSLLIYKNGGKKAHLHSANAKSPEQVTEFLDAQK from the coding sequence ATGCAAAAAATTACAACAACAGAACAATTTAATGAAATCATTTCTGGTGACAAAGAAGTACTAGTAAAATTCGAAGCTGGCTGGTGCCCAGATTGCCGTCGAATGGAAATGTTCATTGATCCTATCATTGAAAAATATAACCAATATACTTGGTACGAAGTGAACCGTGACGAACTTCCAGAAATCGCAGATAAATATGAAGTAATGGGTATTCCTAGTCTACTTATTTATAAAAATGGAGGAAAAAAAGCACACTTACATAGTGCAAACGCAAAATCTCCAGAACAGGTAACTGAATTCCTGGATGCACAAAAGTAA
- a CDS encoding GNAT family N-acetyltransferase, with translation MIRLLQTQDYKEASNIASLAYPGMNLQTEEKRMELVERLTREQKEQNGIHYFGYFNKKEELLGIYRLNDFECNINGKFQRTFGIGMVAVHLLHKKEKIAFQLLSHFHAFARQENVALVSLYPFNPSFYRKMGYGFGPMKYEFKIKPSALIADGEKGLVRFLSPDDEEEIVSLYNDYAQSNHGMIKRTWSERQHIKNATTNYVGVVEDERLIGAIAFTLQPVKDSHFLHQHMIVHEWIWTEPLAYKQLASWLHSQQDQVDRIIFRTNDPSFLYGLTNPMNDSNHLIPSAYHEVATTGAGLMYRITNILSFVHETEFHNLRRPEENTRILLEIEDTFINEQQGLYEITYNGDYWNATKLSDSNEKANVQIGIHNLSAWWMGCVSVEALQNYGEVTLNNIDVKKLDEWFKSKRTPICFTSF, from the coding sequence TTGATTCGACTATTACAAACGCAAGATTATAAAGAGGCATCAAATATCGCTTCGCTCGCTTATCCAGGTATGAACTTGCAAACAGAAGAGAAAAGAATGGAATTAGTAGAGCGTTTGACACGAGAGCAAAAGGAACAAAACGGTATACACTATTTCGGCTATTTTAATAAGAAAGAAGAACTTCTAGGAATTTATCGTCTGAATGATTTTGAATGTAATATAAACGGAAAATTTCAACGTACTTTCGGAATCGGTATGGTGGCTGTACATCTTCTTCACAAAAAAGAGAAGATTGCGTTTCAACTTCTCTCCCATTTTCATGCATTTGCTAGACAGGAAAATGTAGCCCTCGTATCCCTGTATCCCTTTAATCCAAGTTTTTACCGGAAAATGGGGTATGGATTTGGGCCAATGAAATATGAATTTAAAATTAAGCCAAGTGCACTTATTGCAGATGGAGAAAAAGGATTGGTGAGGTTCTTATCTCCAGATGATGAGGAAGAGATAGTCTCGCTATATAATGATTACGCTCAAAGCAATCACGGGATGATTAAAAGAACATGGAGTGAAAGGCAACATATTAAAAATGCAACAACCAATTACGTTGGTGTAGTAGAGGACGAACGATTAATTGGTGCAATAGCATTTACATTACAGCCAGTAAAAGATAGTCATTTTCTACACCAACATATGATTGTACACGAATGGATTTGGACAGAACCTCTAGCTTATAAACAGTTAGCTTCTTGGTTACATTCCCAACAGGATCAAGTGGATCGAATTATTTTTCGTACGAATGATCCATCCTTTTTATATGGACTTACGAATCCAATGAATGATTCCAACCATCTTATACCAAGCGCATATCATGAGGTTGCAACAACTGGAGCAGGCTTAATGTATCGTATTACTAATATTCTATCTTTTGTACACGAAACCGAATTTCATAACCTTAGAAGACCAGAAGAAAATACAAGAATATTACTAGAAATAGAAGATACATTCATAAATGAGCAACAAGGGTTATATGAAATTACTTACAATGGTGATTATTGGAATGCAACAAAATTATCAGATTCCAATGAAAAAGCAAATGTACAAATTGGTATTCATAATTTAAGCGCTTGGTGGATGGGCTGCGTTTCCGTTGAAGCTCTTCAAAATTACGGCGAAGTGACATTGAATAATATAGATGTAAAAAAGTTGGATGAGTGGTTTAAATCTAAACGTACTCCTATTTGTTTTACATCGTTTTAA
- a CDS encoding thioredoxin family protein: protein MNEWTREQWEQYKKKSQLSLLYIYTPMCGTCQVASKMLHVINEMVSYPLGQANINFLGNLAQEYEIESVPCLLIAKNGIIYRKIYAFQSVPYLLETIKSIDDQVVV from the coding sequence GTGAATGAATGGACGCGAGAACAATGGGAGCAATATAAAAAAAAATCTCAGCTTTCTTTACTATATATTTATACACCTATGTGCGGTACTTGCCAGGTAGCAAGTAAAATGCTGCATGTCATAAATGAAATGGTTTCGTATCCATTAGGTCAAGCCAATATAAACTTTCTAGGTAACCTAGCTCAAGAATATGAAATTGAAAGTGTACCATGTCTTCTTATAGCGAAGAATGGGATTATTTATAGAAAAATATACGCTTTTCAATCTGTACCTTATTTGTTAGAAACAATAAAAAGTATTGACGACCAAGTAGTCGTATGA
- a CDS encoding arsenate reductase family protein, producing the protein MTIQFFGYPKCSTCNMASKLLRDSGVEFVYHHIVEDPPSKELLKEMLDTSNGDLKTFFNTSGMKYRELQLKDKLPTMSEEEQLALLATDGMLIKRPLVFDGKQLTFGFKEEHFTNSWISK; encoded by the coding sequence ATGACAATTCAATTTTTTGGATATCCAAAGTGTAGTACATGTAATATGGCTAGTAAATTGTTAAGAGACAGTGGAGTAGAGTTTGTTTATCACCATATAGTAGAAGATCCTCCTTCTAAAGAACTTTTAAAGGAAATGCTTGATACAAGTAATGGCGATTTAAAGACATTTTTTAATACAAGTGGTATGAAATACCGTGAGCTTCAATTAAAGGACAAGCTTCCTACCATGTCGGAAGAAGAGCAACTGGCACTTCTTGCAACAGATGGAATGCTTATTAAACGTCCACTTGTTTTTGATGGAAAACAGCTTACGTTCGGTTTTAAGGAAGAGCATTTTACGAATAGTTGGATAAGCAAATAA
- a CDS encoding GNAT family N-acetyltransferase — translation MISFKTIEHLTFKEAHKLFTRGFEGYFIPMQMSLDAFVARLGNEGLSTELSVVMFDEEIPIGIVLQGIREVDGQKIAWNGGTGIIPEYRGKKLGTILMEKALELLKQQSASVATLEALSVNHPAIKLYEKIGYEVIDTLHFWEADGVLPFDEDLASEFSLKRIPALQAANAGIFPTLVPWQVDPSVIPKVGGEAVIATKNEEVLAACLVRTKQQYGSEVEGVTLFQAVINKEDEEGERALHAVLQEGLYFQHSLKRTTYNLVDYKQKTLSFLQNQGFKSTELSQVFMVKKSLT, via the coding sequence ATGATTTCGTTTAAGACAATCGAACATCTAACGTTTAAGGAAGCACATAAACTTTTTACTCGTGGGTTTGAAGGGTATTTTATTCCGATGCAGATGTCATTGGATGCTTTTGTTGCACGTTTAGGCAATGAAGGGCTTTCGACAGAGTTGTCAGTTGTCATGTTTGATGAGGAGATTCCTATTGGAATTGTGTTGCAGGGCATACGAGAAGTGGATGGACAGAAAATAGCATGGAATGGTGGAACAGGAATCATTCCAGAGTACCGTGGGAAAAAGCTTGGTACTATTCTGATGGAAAAAGCGCTCGAACTATTGAAACAACAAAGTGCATCTGTTGCTACTTTAGAAGCTTTGTCTGTGAATCATCCAGCTATTAAATTATATGAAAAGATTGGCTATGAAGTAATCGACACATTACATTTTTGGGAAGCGGATGGAGTACTTCCCTTTGATGAGGATTTGGCAAGTGAATTTAGCTTAAAAAGAATCCCAGCATTACAAGCAGCTAATGCAGGTATTTTTCCAACTTTAGTGCCGTGGCAAGTGGATCCTTCCGTTATCCCGAAGGTTGGAGGGGAAGCGGTTATTGCAACGAAGAATGAGGAAGTGCTTGCTGCTTGTTTAGTAAGAACAAAGCAACAATACGGTTCTGAAGTGGAAGGTGTCACATTATTTCAAGCAGTTATTAATAAGGAAGATGAGGAAGGCGAGCGTGCGCTTCATGCTGTATTACAGGAAGGACTGTACTTTCAACATTCACTCAAAAGAACCACTTATAATTTAGTGGATTATAAGCAAAAGACACTTTCATTTTTACAAAATCAAGGATTTAAAAGTACAGAGCTTTCGCAAGTGTTTATGGTTAAGAAATCTTTAACATAA
- a CDS encoding methionine ABC transporter ATP-binding protein has translation MISLKDVSKKFNTKQGTIVAVDDVNLDIKHGEIFGIIGYSGAGKSTLIRLLNGLEKPTSGQIIVNDKEITSISEDMLRQVRQKVSMIFQHFNLLWSRTVAENIAFPLEIAGVPKEQRTARVKELIELVGLEGRGDYYPSQLSGGQKQRVGIARALANRPEVLLCDEATSALDPETTDAILDLLVSINEKLGLTIVLITHEMQVIQKICNRVAVMEGGHVVEEGDVLEVFQNPQQPITKRFVTQVSESTQTIQTIQNLVDLYPNGKLIKLTFVGEQTEQPILSRLIKQFELEVNIVQGNISHTKSGAFGTLILQIDGDALAVDEAIRFIHEQKVSTEVINND, from the coding sequence ATGATTAGTTTAAAAGATGTTTCCAAAAAGTTTAATACGAAGCAAGGGACGATTGTTGCTGTTGATGATGTAAATCTTGACATTAAGCATGGCGAAATCTTTGGGATTATTGGATATAGTGGTGCTGGTAAAAGTACATTAATCCGATTGCTTAATGGCCTAGAGAAACCGACTTCGGGCCAAATAATCGTAAATGATAAAGAAATTACTTCCATTTCAGAAGATATGCTTCGCCAAGTAAGACAGAAAGTAAGTATGATTTTCCAGCATTTTAACCTTTTATGGTCTAGAACAGTTGCTGAAAATATTGCATTTCCACTAGAAATTGCAGGTGTCCCAAAAGAACAGAGAACAGCTCGAGTGAAGGAATTGATCGAGCTTGTTGGACTGGAAGGAAGAGGAGATTATTATCCTTCCCAATTGTCAGGTGGACAAAAACAACGAGTAGGGATTGCCCGTGCATTAGCAAACCGTCCGGAAGTATTACTCTGTGATGAGGCAACCTCTGCACTTGATCCTGAAACAACGGATGCTATTTTGGATCTGTTAGTCAGCATTAATGAGAAGCTAGGCTTAACGATTGTATTGATCACGCACGAAATGCAAGTCATTCAAAAGATTTGTAATCGAGTGGCAGTAATGGAAGGTGGGCATGTTGTGGAAGAGGGCGACGTGTTAGAAGTTTTCCAAAACCCACAACAACCAATAACGAAAAGATTTGTTACCCAAGTTTCGGAATCTACACAAACAATTCAAACGATACAAAACCTAGTGGATTTATATCCAAATGGCAAGTTAATCAAACTCACTTTTGTGGGAGAGCAAACAGAGCAGCCAATACTTTCTAGGCTGATCAAACAATTCGAACTAGAAGTCAATATTGTGCAAGGGAATATTTCGCACACAAAAAGCGGTGCGTTTGGCACGCTAATTCTCCAAATAGATGGAGATGCTTTAGCAGTCGATGAAGCGATTCGATTTATTCATGAACAGAAAGTAAGTACAGAGGTGATCAACAATGATTAA
- a CDS encoding C39 family peptidase → MKIQLPVQGYSQYNASILSNYQASACGPVTAYVLLNFLFPYTNAYHPNELYSKLGGTRIGLFTYRLVRNMRKLLGPDWLIEKCSLKSALDELKNDRPLALKFDKYFTFKWNKKFTFSYHWVPLIGYELDEGELFLIVHDNGGRNRESSIRKIRYADNASILTFVKVAPCSTR, encoded by the coding sequence ATGAAAATTCAATTGCCTGTTCAAGGCTACTCTCAATATAATGCTTCGATTCTATCTAATTATCAAGCTTCCGCTTGTGGTCCTGTCACTGCATACGTGCTACTAAATTTTTTATTTCCATACACAAATGCTTATCATCCAAATGAACTATACAGCAAATTAGGTGGTACTCGGATTGGGTTATTTACTTATCGTTTGGTGCGTAATATGCGCAAACTTCTAGGACCTGATTGGTTAATAGAAAAATGCTCGTTGAAGAGTGCATTAGACGAACTAAAAAATGATCGACCGCTCGCGTTAAAATTCGATAAGTATTTTACGTTTAAATGGAATAAAAAATTTACTTTTTCCTATCATTGGGTACCACTTATTGGATACGAATTAGATGAGGGTGAGCTTTTTCTAATCGTTCACGACAACGGGGGTCGAAATCGTGAAAGTAGCATTCGTAAAATACGCTATGCAGACAATGCCTCCATACTTACTTTTGTAAAAGTCGCACCCTGTTCAACTCGTTAA
- a CDS encoding 3-hydroxyacyl-CoA dehydrogenase/enoyl-CoA hydratase family protein, with the protein MGSGIAAHLANIGIPTLLLDIVPREVSKEEEAKGFTLEHPSVRNRFAQTALQKLLKQKPAPLTSIKNLQQITAGNLEDDLEKLKDVDWIIEVVVENLEVKKSLYEKIDAVRKPRTIISSNTSGISIQAMVEGRSEDFGTHFLGTHFFNPPRYLKLLEVIPAKTTSPEVVEFMKKFGEDVLGKGVVLAKDTPNFIANRIGTYGLLVTLREMQARGYSVGEVDSVTGPLIGRPKSATFRTLDVVGLDTFAHVAKNVYDQTTGEEQKVFEVPGFMQKMLENKWLGAKTGQGFFLKEGKEIKELNIETLVYEPVKKLKTPSIEMAKQQKGLAAKVRTLTYAKDRTGELLWNILNPTLRYSAELHGEIADDIVSIDQAMKWGFGWEQGPFEIWDAIGVKDSVEKMKAEGHEIPTFVQSLLDKGFECFYKEENGDLYFFDGDDYKTVPVNEKVIDLKRYKKKHGVIKANSGASLIDLGDGIALLEFHSKSNAIGIDIVQMINFAVDEVEKNFKGLVIGNQGKNFSVGANLGMILMEAQDDNIFELDFVIRQFQNAMMKIKYSAKPVVVAPFGMTLGGGAEATLPAAHIQASSETYMGLVEAGVGLIPGGGGNKELYMKHLKGLPNGVQVDYQYVANKVFETIAMANVSTSGEEARETNFLTFADGISVNPDHLIYDAKQAALALVEAGYKAPIREKVPVTGSPGYATLLLGAEGMFLSGYISEHDLKIAKKLAYVIAGGEVPYGTLVDEQYLLNLEREAFLSLVAEPKSQARMQHMLVKGKPLRN; encoded by the coding sequence ATGGGTTCCGGAATCGCAGCTCACTTAGCAAATATAGGCATACCAACTTTGTTATTAGATATCGTTCCGAGAGAAGTTAGTAAAGAGGAAGAAGCAAAAGGATTTACATTGGAGCACCCATCCGTTCGTAATCGCTTTGCTCAAACAGCTCTCCAAAAACTGTTGAAGCAAAAGCCAGCACCACTTACTTCTATTAAGAACTTGCAACAAATTACTGCAGGCAATTTAGAAGATGACTTGGAAAAGTTAAAAGATGTGGACTGGATCATAGAAGTAGTAGTAGAAAATTTAGAGGTTAAAAAGAGTTTATATGAAAAAATAGATGCAGTACGTAAACCGAGAACTATTATTAGTTCTAATACTTCAGGTATTAGCATTCAGGCAATGGTGGAAGGTCGCTCAGAAGACTTTGGCACTCACTTTCTTGGAACGCATTTCTTCAATCCACCACGTTATTTAAAACTATTAGAAGTAATTCCAGCAAAAACAACTTCTCCGGAAGTAGTAGAGTTTATGAAAAAATTTGGAGAAGACGTTTTAGGCAAAGGGGTTGTACTTGCAAAAGATACTCCAAACTTTATTGCAAACCGAATTGGCACATATGGCTTACTTGTAACACTTCGCGAAATGCAAGCAAGAGGATATTCAGTTGGAGAAGTAGATTCTGTCACTGGTCCACTAATCGGACGTCCAAAATCCGCTACGTTCCGAACGCTAGATGTTGTGGGTTTAGATACATTTGCACATGTTGCGAAAAATGTATATGACCAAACAACTGGTGAAGAGCAAAAAGTATTTGAAGTACCTGGATTTATGCAAAAAATGCTTGAAAATAAATGGCTTGGTGCAAAAACAGGTCAAGGTTTTTTCTTAAAGGAAGGAAAAGAAATTAAAGAATTGAACATAGAAACACTTGTATACGAGCCAGTGAAAAAACTTAAAACACCTTCCATAGAAATGGCGAAGCAACAAAAAGGTCTAGCTGCAAAAGTGAGAACGTTAACATATGCAAAAGACCGAACTGGAGAGCTTTTATGGAATATTTTAAACCCAACGCTTCGATACTCAGCAGAGCTTCACGGAGAAATTGCAGACGATATCGTATCCATCGACCAAGCAATGAAATGGGGATTTGGGTGGGAGCAAGGCCCGTTTGAAATTTGGGATGCAATAGGTGTAAAAGATTCCGTGGAAAAAATGAAAGCAGAAGGTCATGAAATACCAACCTTCGTTCAATCTTTGCTAGATAAAGGTTTTGAATGCTTCTATAAAGAAGAAAATGGAGATCTCTATTTCTTTGACGGAGATGACTACAAAACCGTTCCAGTAAATGAAAAAGTAATAGACTTGAAAAGATATAAGAAAAAACATGGTGTCATCAAGGCAAATTCTGGTGCAAGTTTAATAGATTTAGGTGACGGGATTGCTTTATTAGAATTTCACTCCAAATCAAACGCAATTGGCATAGACATTGTGCAAATGATTAACTTTGCAGTAGACGAAGTGGAAAAGAACTTTAAAGGGCTTGTGATTGGAAACCAAGGAAAAAACTTTAGTGTAGGAGCTAACCTTGGAATGATTTTAATGGAAGCGCAAGACGATAACATTTTTGAATTAGACTTTGTGATTCGCCAATTCCAAAATGCGATGATGAAAATTAAATATTCTGCAAAACCAGTTGTAGTTGCTCCATTCGGAATGACACTTGGCGGAGGAGCGGAGGCTACTTTACCAGCAGCTCACATTCAAGCATCTTCGGAGACTTATATGGGCCTTGTAGAAGCAGGAGTTGGTCTGATTCCTGGCGGTGGGGGAAATAAAGAGCTTTATATGAAACACTTAAAAGGTCTTCCAAACGGTGTCCAAGTGGACTATCAATATGTTGCAAATAAAGTATTTGAAACGATTGCAATGGCGAATGTATCGACTTCTGGAGAAGAAGCACGTGAAACTAACTTTTTAACCTTTGCGGACGGCATTAGTGTAAATCCAGACCATTTAATTTATGATGCAAAACAAGCTGCGTTAGCACTTGTAGAAGCTGGATATAAAGCTCCTATTCGTGAAAAAGTTCCTGTCACAGGATCACCTGGTTATGCGACGTTACTTTTAGGAGCGGAAGGTATGTTCTTATCTGGATACATTAGTGAGCATGATCTGAAAATCGCGAAAAAACTTGCATATGTTATTGCAGGTGGGGAAGTTCCATATGGCACGCTAGTAGATGAGCAATATTTACTTAATTTAGAGCGTGAAGCTTTCTTAAGTTTAGTTGCAGAACCAAAATCACAAGCAAGAATGCAGCACATGTTAGTGAAAGGTAAGCCATTGCGCAACTAA
- the gcvH gene encoding glycine cleavage system protein GcvH — MSAPKDLKYSAEHEWVKTEGENVRIGITHFAQSELGDIVFVELPQVGDEIKAGDPFGSVESVKTVSELYAPISGKVVEVNSELEDSPEFVNESPYENAWMIVVEPTDVTEVDALLSSEKYEELIS; from the coding sequence ATGAGCGCACCTAAAGATTTAAAGTATTCAGCAGAGCATGAATGGGTAAAAACAGAAGGCGAGAACGTTCGCATCGGTATTACTCATTTTGCACAATCAGAACTAGGAGATATCGTGTTTGTAGAGCTTCCACAAGTGGGAGACGAGATTAAAGCAGGAGATCCTTTTGGAAGTGTAGAATCTGTAAAAACTGTTTCAGAACTTTATGCACCTATTAGTGGGAAAGTTGTGGAAGTTAATAGCGAATTAGAAGATAGCCCTGAATTTGTAAACGAGTCTCCATATGAAAATGCATGGATGATAGTAGTAGAGCCAACTGATGTAACTGAAGTGGATGCATTATTATCTTCAGAAAAATACGAAGAATTAATTTCATAG
- a CDS encoding acetyl-CoA C-acetyltransferase, with amino-acid sequence MREAVIVAGARTPVGKAKKGSLATVRPDDFGALVVRETLKRAGGYDGPIDDLILGCAMPEAEQGMNVARIIGALAGLPDSTPAITVNRFCSSGLQSIAYAAERIMLGHSEAIIAGGVESMSMIPMMGNTIRPNAHLAQTAPQYYMGMGHTAEQVANKYGVSRADQDAFAVRSHELAAAAIAAGKFNDHIVPVEVVKHFVDGNNKAQEKKFLFEMDEGVRVGTTVETLAKLRPAFNVRGSVTAGNSSQTSDGAGAVLVMDREVAETQGLKPMAKFRSFAVGGVAPDLMGIGPIVAVPKALKLAGLSIEDIDIWEINEAFASQSIQVVRHLGIDIDKVNVNGGAIALGHPLGATGTILTLKMMSELKRQGKQFGVVTMCIGGGMGAAGVFELL; translated from the coding sequence ATGCGTGAAGCAGTAATCGTAGCAGGTGCTAGAACACCAGTTGGTAAAGCGAAGAAAGGATCTTTAGCAACTGTTCGCCCAGATGATTTTGGGGCTTTGGTTGTAAGAGAAACTTTAAAAAGAGCCGGTGGATATGATGGCCCGATAGATGACTTAATTTTAGGATGTGCAATGCCAGAAGCAGAGCAAGGGATGAACGTTGCTCGTATTATCGGTGCATTAGCAGGTCTTCCAGATAGTACACCAGCTATTACAGTAAACCGTTTTTGTTCATCAGGTCTGCAATCAATTGCCTATGCAGCAGAGCGTATTATGCTTGGACATTCCGAAGCAATTATTGCAGGTGGTGTGGAATCAATGAGTATGATCCCAATGATGGGAAATACAATTCGACCAAATGCGCATCTTGCTCAAACGGCACCACAATATTATATGGGAATGGGTCATACAGCAGAGCAGGTGGCGAATAAATATGGTGTAAGTCGTGCAGATCAAGATGCTTTTGCCGTTCGTTCACATGAACTTGCCGCAGCTGCAATTGCCGCTGGAAAGTTCAATGACCATATTGTTCCTGTTGAAGTAGTGAAGCATTTTGTAGATGGAAATAACAAAGCTCAAGAGAAAAAGTTTTTATTTGAAATGGATGAGGGCGTTCGTGTTGGTACGACAGTTGAAACACTTGCAAAATTACGTCCTGCATTTAACGTTCGTGGATCTGTCACAGCAGGAAACTCTTCGCAAACCTCAGACGGAGCAGGAGCAGTACTTGTGATGGACCGTGAAGTAGCTGAAACTCAGGGATTAAAACCAATGGCTAAATTCCGTTCATTCGCAGTTGGCGGTGTGGCACCAGACCTAATGGGTATTGGACCAATCGTAGCGGTACCAAAAGCATTGAAACTTGCAGGATTATCGATAGAGGATATCGATATTTGGGAAATTAACGAGGCATTTGCTTCTCAATCGATTCAAGTAGTTCGTCATTTAGGAATCGACATCGATAAAGTAAATGTTAATGGTGGTGCAATCGCTCTAGGACACCCGCTTGGAGCAACGGGAACTATTTTAACATTAAAAATGATGAGCGAGCTGAAGCGTCAAGGTAAGCAGTTTGGGGTAGTAACAATGTGTATCGGAGGCGGCATGGGGGCAGCCGGCGTATTTGAGCTTTTATAA
- a CDS encoding acyl-CoA dehydrogenase family protein, translating to MTKVQDVVKGGSFLVEDIDANRVFTPEDFTDEQIMIAKTTEDYVINEVLPVVENLEHHEFEHSVRLLKSAGDLGLLAADIPEAYGGLGLDKISSALIAEKLSVAGGFSITHGAHVGIGTLPIVLFGNEEQKQKYLPNSASGDKISAYALTEPGSGSDALGAKTIAKLNPEGTHYILNGEKQWITNAGFADVFVVYAKVDGDKFTAFIVEREFPGVSVGAEEKKMGIKSSSTRTLILQDAEVPVENLLGEIGRGHIIAFNILNIGRYKLGVGTVGGAKRALELAISYSNQRQQFKTPISSFNLTKQKLATMASKLYATESLIYRTVGYFEDRMGQLSEEEQKDGKAIAASIAEYAIECSINKVVGSEVLDYIADEAVQLHGGYGFMQEYEVERIYRDSRINRIFEGTNEINRLIVPGTFLKKALKGELPLLQKAQSLQEELLMMMPEEVGDEALAQEKVLVANAKKIGILAAGLAAQRFGTKLEAEQEVLVNIANIANNLFAMESAVLRTEKAIGRSGEEKANQKLLYTQIFCQEAFDDIEKAAKETLIASADGDNLRIMLSALRKLTRNTPYNLIQKKREASVNLIDAEKYIV from the coding sequence ATGACAAAAGTTCAAGATGTAGTTAAAGGTGGAAGCTTTTTAGTAGAGGATATTGATGCAAACCGTGTATTCACACCAGAGGACTTCACGGATGAGCAAATAATGATAGCAAAAACAACAGAAGACTACGTGATAAACGAAGTATTACCTGTTGTTGAAAACTTAGAACATCATGAGTTTGAACACTCCGTACGTTTATTAAAATCTGCTGGAGACCTTGGTTTACTTGCAGCTGATATTCCAGAAGCATACGGTGGTTTAGGTTTAGACAAAATTTCTTCTGCATTAATTGCAGAAAAATTATCCGTAGCTGGTGGTTTCTCTATTACACACGGAGCACATGTTGGAATTGGTACTTTACCAATTGTTCTTTTTGGAAACGAAGAACAAAAACAAAAGTACTTACCAAACTCCGCTTCTGGAGACAAAATCTCTGCATATGCATTAACGGAGCCAGGTTCAGGTTCTGATGCACTTGGAGCAAAAACGATTGCAAAATTAAATCCAGAAGGCACGCACTACATTTTAAACGGTGAAAAGCAATGGATCACAAACGCAGGTTTTGCAGATGTATTTGTAGTGTACGCAAAAGTAGATGGAGATAAATTCACGGCATTTATCGTGGAACGTGAATTTCCTGGTGTTTCCGTTGGAGCAGAAGAGAAGAAAATGGGAATCAAATCATCTTCTACTCGTACGCTAATTCTACAAGATGCAGAAGTTCCAGTAGAAAATTTACTAGGTGAAATCGGTCGTGGACACATAATCGCCTTTAACATTTTAAATATTGGTCGGTACAAATTAGGAGTAGGTACTGTAGGTGGTGCTAAGCGTGCATTAGAATTAGCGATTTCATACTCCAATCAACGTCAACAATTTAAAACACCTATTTCTTCATTTAATTTAACTAAGCAAAAATTAGCTACTATGGCATCTAAATTATATGCGACAGAAAGCTTAATCTATCGTACTGTTGGATATTTTGAAGACCGCATGGGCCAATTAAGTGAAGAAGAACAAAAGGACGGAAAAGCAATTGCAGCTTCTATCGCGGAATATGCAATTGAATGTTCTATTAATAAAGTTGTTGGTTCGGAAGTGTTAGACTATATTGCAGATGAAGCTGTACAGTTACATGGTGGATATGGCTTCATGCAAGAATACGAAGTAGAGCGTATTTATCGTGACTCACGTATTAACCGTATTTTCGAAGGAACAAACGAAATTAACCGTCTAATCGTGCCGGGTACGTTCTTGAAAAAAGCATTGAAGGGTGAATTACCACTGCTTCAAAAAGCGCAAAGCTTACAAGAAGAGCTATTAATGATGATGCCAGAGGAAGTTGGAGACGAGGCATTAGCTCAAGAGAAAGTATTAGTAGCGAATGCGAAGAAGATTGGTATTTTAGCTGCTGGCCTTGCTGCACAACGTTTTGGTACGAAATTAGAAGCAGAACAAGAAGTACTTGTGAATATTGCAAACATCGCCAACAACTTATTCGCAATGGAATCTGCCGTTCTTCGTACAGAAAAAGCAATTGGCCGTAGTGGTGAAGAAAAAGCAAACCAAAAACTTCTTTATACACAAATTTTCTGCCAAGAAGCTTTTGATGACATCGAAAAAGCAGCAAAAGAAACGTTAATTGCATCTGCGGATGGCGATAATTTACGCATCATGCTTTCTGCTCTTCGTAAACTAACACGCAATACACCTTATAACTTGATTCAGAAAAAGCGTGAAGCATCTGTTAATCTAATCGACGCTGAAAAATACATCGTTTAA